Sequence from the Myotis daubentonii chromosome 20, mMyoDau2.1, whole genome shotgun sequence genome:
GCCAGGcccccaggaaggaggaggagccgAGAGGGGGGCCCAGGAGCACTGGCCTGAGCAGAGACAAGGATGAGAAGCAAGAGGAcgggaagggaaaaggagggggagagcaCAAGGAGGCTGCACGGAAGGAGGCCCCAGCGAGCCGAGCCAGTGCGGGAGCCAGTGCAGGCCCAGCCACCAGGAAGGAGGCCCCAGCGAGCGGAGCCAGTGCGGGAGCCAGTGCAGGCCCAGCCACCAGGAAGGAGGCCCCAGCGAGCGGAGCCAGTGCGGGAGCCAGTGCAGGCCCAGCcaccaggaaggaggaggagaaggtcaGCCAGGAGGCGCCCCCCAGCCTCAAGGCGCCCGCAGAGGAGAAGCAGAGCGAGGCGGCCCAGAAGCCAGCCCCGGGGGGCCCCGCCAAGCCCCCCGAGGGCCCGGCCcccggggaggaggaggcggccccCAGCATCTTCGACGAGCCGCTGGAGCGCGTGAGGAGCAACGACCCCAGCATGACGGAGGTGAACGTCAACAACTCGGACTGCATCACCCCCGAGATCCTGGTGCGCTTCGCCGAGGCCCTGGAGTTCAACACGGCCGTGCGGGTGTTCGCCCTGGCCAACACGCGGGCCGACGACCACGTGGCCTTCGCCATCGCCATCATGCTCAAGGCCAACAGGACCATCACCAGCCTCAACCTGGACTCCAACCACATCACGGGCAAGGGCATCCTGGCCATCTTCCGGGCGCTGCTGCAGAACAGCACGCTCACCGAGCTGCGCTTCCACAACCAGCGCCACATCTGCGGGGGCAAGACCGAGATGGAGATCGCGGGGCTGCTCAAGGACAACACCACGCTGCTCAAGCTGGGCTACCACTTCGAGCTGGCCGGGCCCCGCATGACCGTCACCAACCTGCTCAGCCGCAACATGGACCGCCAGCGGCAGCGGCGGCTGCAGGAGAGGAAGGGGCTGCTGGAGGTGCCCAAGGTCAAGGTCGTGGCGCCCGCCAagggctcccccagcccctccccccagccgtcTCCCAAGGCCTCGCCCAAGAACTCACCCAAGGGAGGGGGGGctccggccgccccgcccccacctccgccgcccctggccccgcccctggccccgcccctggccccacccctcatgGTGGAGAACCTGAGGAACTCACTCTCCCCCGCCACCCAGAGGAAGTTGGGGGACAAGGCCCTCCCCCCACAGGAGAAGAACTCCCGCGAccagctgctggccgccatccgCTCCAGCAACCTCAAGCAGCTCAAGAAGGTGAGTGCAGGGAGGGGCCAGCGGGGCCACTGGCGGCAGGACAGACGCCCGGGCGGCCGGTGGGCCTGGCCTCCAGGGGCACCGCTGTCCCTCAGGGGGACTGTCCTCTAGCCTCTCCCTCCAGTTTCCCCTCCCCCTAGAAGAGACACAACAGGCAGCCGCCCCAGAGGGCGCGGCCCCCCTGAACTCCCTCCCAGAGCGGCCAGCCTGACCGTCCATCCCCAAGGCGCCGGGGAGAGTCAGTGCGTGCAGTGCAGGGACACCCACCGTCCGGCCCACGACCCCGGGGATGGCAGCCATGTCGGTGAGGCCTGGGCGGCAGGAGAAAGGACAGCGTCTCCTGTTGCACCCACGTGTCCACCCTCAGGCCCACTCGTGCGCCTGGGCCCAGGAACAGGCTGGAGGTGGCTGAGCCTGGCCGGCAGCTCCCTAAACGCCCTGCCTTGTCCTTACAGGTGGAGGTGCCCAAGCTGCTGCAGTAGGGccaggctgtgggcaccgccCCGGCCGCCCAGACCCGCCCCCGGCTGGCCTGCTGCGTCCCCTCtgcccggggtcctgaggccggGCCACGCCCTCTCGTCCGGATGTTTCTTCTCCGCGGGCCGATGTTTCTGGGCAAGAAGAGTCCTTCAGGCACCGCTCGGAGGAGATGGCGCGGGAGCCAGGGAGGATGTGCACAGGGACCGGTCAcggcccagccccgccctccaggGCCAGGATTCAGCTCTGAGGAGCCCTGGGCAAGGCTGCTGGGCTggtgtgcagggcagggcagacgATGGGGATGGAGAGGGACGGGGATGGGGAtgtccgcccccctccccccggactAACAGAGCCTGGACAGACGGACagtgcctggggagggagggacaggccgCAGCTGGACCTGAAGGTTTGATGCCAAAGCAGACGTTTTCCTACACCCACTCGCTATGTTGTGAATCGCTGTCTTTCCATAAGATTTTGATAATATATTCCAGCCTTTCGCTGCGCCTGGCGAGGCCCCTCTGTGCTGTGCCGAGGCCCTGAGCCCCACCCCGCTCCCCGGGGACCCTCGCCGCCCTCAGCACACGTTCACTGCAGGGTGCGGTGTGGGGACAGCCCCCCGAGCGGGCTGCCCAGGCCCGGACCAGGCCCCCGGGTCTGCCCCTGACACTGCGGCCTGGAGGTCCCGCCCGGACGGGCTGTGGGCGTGTTCGCtccgcccccgcctccctccaTGGGGTGCACCACACGGGTCCTCCCGGCTGGCGGCCTGGCACCCCTGGCCCCGCAGGGCTGACCGCTGCCTGGGGTCGGAGGCACGAGCGGGTTTCCCTGCCTCCGTGGCGGCGGGCAGAGCGGTTTCCCCATCTTGGGGCTGCAGAGGTCTCTGCTAGGAGTGGCCGCAGTGGAGGGCACCGAGCCCGGGCCCCAGCCCCCCTCCGCCCTCGGTGCCCCCGCCCGGGGCGTCCGCCTCTCCGCGCCGTCCGCCCTGTGCGCACGTCGCTATGCTGGAGCCGCAGCTccgagggggtgggggccgcGTGGCCCGCACTTGGCAGATCACGTCCCGCCCGGAGGTCGGCGGCGGCCAGGACCGCCCCGCGGGGAACAGGGGGGAGAGGCCCCTCCAAGCCTCAGGCCCTGCAGACCGGCCCCCGGGGAGCCCTTTCCACCAAACCAAGGACGGGGGACACCACCGTCCACCCGCgggctctccctccagccccagggcccgAGGCCCGGGTGACGCCACCCCTCGGCGCCCGGGAAGAGGGAGCGCAGCGCCACCTGCTGGCGGGCCCCGCGCAGGCTCCCCGGTGACGTCACCCTCCCGGGAGCCAGGCCGCAAGGGAGGCCTCCCCTGGGGTCACCCCGGGGGGCAAGAGCCAGAGGGTCTGTCCGCGCCCGCCTTTCGCGGGGAGGGAACGGGGTCAAAGGGAGCAAGTCCGGCCAAGGCCTCCTGCCCGCGAGGATGCCCTCCACGCACCGCTCCCGGTCCCGGCTGCTCCGCGCTGGGCTCTGCCCCCACCCGCCGCGACCCCGCTGCCCAGGGACGCAGGCCTCTGGCTGCATGTGAAGCGTGTCTCTCCATCCCCGTGCCGACCCCGCAAGTCCCCCGAGGCCCCGGGAGACGCCAAGCCCTGGGGGCCCTGCTGCTCCCCGGCTATCGGCCTGGCCTTGGAGACCCCgtctcaggccctgccccaggctgtgACCAGAGCCTCCCCCACAGCGTCTGGGTGGCAGAGACCCCTGGGGGCATGGCTGGCACAGTGGCCACCTGCagaccctgccctgggccctcggAGGAGGGAGACGGGGCCTCAGTGAACCCGAAGGAAGGAGCAGCCACACGTCTGACCTGTCGCGGGCcgggcccggggtggggggccggggggaggaagTTCTGTAATGAGGGCACCTCCCCACCCAGGGCAAGGTCCGCCTCATGGGCCGTGGGAccagccctgtccctgcccccctcccgccctctcctGTGTGGAGCCGGCATCCTGGCTGGAAAGTGAGGACCCTGGACCACGTGAGTTACCTCTCAGCTTTAATCGGCAGCCCGGCCAGGGCCGTGGGACAGCCCGCGGGCTCCAGCGGGCAGGCGGCTGACagagccccacccagcccccagggcAAGCAGGAGGGTCTTGGGAGCAGAGGGACCAGGGCGGGGACCCACACTGcggccctcccctggcccccattagaaataaaaatagtgcAGCAATGCCAagcccctccgcccccaccagCCCTCATTCGTGGCCAAGTTCCCGCCCAGCTCCTGTCCACTTCCCTGCACGGCGCAGGGGGTGGCTTGGTTGGGGGCCTGTTGAGTGGGTGACCCCTGCCACCCCCGGGGCCAGCGGCAGACACAGGGGGGCCCCCTGCGATGGCAGATGACACGGTCCCTCAGGTTCTGGGGTAGGTGCGCTGCTGTGGCAGATAAGGGGGAGGAGCTGGAAGCCAAAGAGACAGGACGTCGGGCACAGGAGCAGTGAGGTGACCCCACCCCCGGGGTGCAGGGGATTCGGGGAAGAGCCAGCCTGGGAGGGTCTCAGCTCAGGCAGAGGGCGTCGGAGAGGGACCCAGGGTGATCAGGGGACGGGGAGGTCCTGGCACAGGGCTGGATTGCTCACTCACCTGCAGGGCTGTAGACAGGGGGCTCTGCCGGGtagagaggaggctggggaggagcactGGGGGGCCACAtgaagccctggggtgggggggcggggtcagcCTTGGAGTCCGGGGGGTACGGGTACATCGCCGGTTGGAGGGCGCCCCTCATTGGAATGtcctggcctgggtggggggacAAGGTCAGCGTTGAGCTCAGCGCCTCCAGGGGGCGCCGTCACCCCTTCCCAGGGTGCCCAGGTGAGCCCCACTGGCAGCCGGTTCGCTGgcgccccacccctgctctcatCAGAGCAGAGCAGGGTGCTGGGCGCGAGGCCCCGGTGGCTGTCTGTCTGTAGAGACCCCGGGAGTCAGAGCACAGCCTGGGGGCGTCCTTGGGCCGGGACAGGGCAGCAGCTCAGGGCTGGAGCTGACCATCTGCTGACTTGTCCCCAGCCCGTCCCTCCCACATGGACCTCCCAGGCCCATCACCCACATCAGCATCAACGCTCACGGCCCAGACCCCCCCAGACACCCGGGCGTGTCTGAGTGGCCGCGGGGGTGTCCACGGAGCTCCGCCGCTGCCCCTCGGCTGCCCTGGGCGGGCCCCACCTGTCTGGGCTCCTGGTGGCGGCTCCGTCCCCACCTGCGAAGGGGCCCAGCAGCCGCTGGCGCTGGCGGACCAGGTAGCGGCAgatgcagaagcagcagcagcaggcggcgaCCATGGCCATGAAGAGGGTCACGGCTGTGACCAGGCCCACCACGAACTTGGGACTGGAGGCGAAGAACGGGTCGTCTCACCCGCAGCTCTCACGGCGGGCACGGCAGGGACCCCGAGACTGGGCTCCCGGTCCTGGGAGACCTCTCCCTCCCGGCCAGGCGGAGGCGACGGGGACCGTGTGCCCGGCACCCTCCGTGGTTTACGCGCGGTCCCTTGGGAAGAGGCCTGGACTCATGAGCTGGGGCACCTGCATCTTCTCAGGGGAGCCCCGGCCCAGACACCCCGCCGGCGGGCAGCGCGCCTCCTGGTCACAGCTCCGTCCGGGACGCGGCCTGCTGCGGGCGCAGACCCCCGGCTCCCTCCACAGGGCCCGACCGGAGGTGGAGGCGGCGGGAGGGAGAGCGGGCCCAAGAGGGcgcctgggaggagggactgcggGGGGCGCCCACCTGAAGACCAGGCAGCGCTTCTGCTGGAACTCGGACAGGCGCAGGCTCCGGTCCCCGCAGCAGTAGCGCTGGCGGCAGGTGCCACAGCAGAAGGTGGGGGACTCGCAGCTGAAGCCCAGGCGCCATGAGTCGGCCTCGTCCAGGTACCCCAGGCAGTCGGTGCTGGCCAGCGCTGTGGGCGGGGTGCTGGGGGCTACCAGGCGGGTCCCCCGCCTCCCTTAGCCccccatggtccttcccccagGGACCCCACTCCCCTGGTGGTCCACCCACACCTGTGGGGTCCCCAGCCCACAGGTGCTGGCAACACGAGTTCCCCTTGGGGCTCAGGGGTTGGCTTCCAGGGCCTAGACTccatcctctccctcctgctccctgccagcACCCCCAGGGGCTCGGGGACCCCGCTCCTGGCTCCCTGCCCCTTACCCAGGGGGGCCCCCAGCAGCAGGAGGGCGATGGCCGTGAGGGGCATGGTGGGAAGAGGGCGCTGCGGGTCCTGCCCAGTGCCAGGCACGGTGTGGTGGCCGCAGGGACTGCGGGCAGCGGTGACCACGCCCCGGCCCTGCCCCGGCCTCGCCTGGCACGGTCCCCTCGGCGGTGGCCCGTCCCCGCGCAGCGCCCAATCCGTGCCCTGGGCCCGAGCAGCCCGGATCCGGTGCCgccccctggagggcagggctggaccTCCGCTGGCCTGTCCAGCCCAGGACGCCGGGGCGGCGCGGGGCGAGGCTCCCAGAACCGGCCCCGCCGAGGCAGCGCCGAGCCGCTCTGTCCCCAGCTGTGCCTCCCGCAGGCCGGGCCTGCCCGCCGCCGgctcccgcggccccgccccaCGTGGGCGGTGTGGACACCGGGCCGGTGCCCAGCCGGGCTGTCCGCTggggcccgcccctcccccaggacccagggcccagcccgcTCCCCGTACCTTCACcgcgggccccgcccccgcggccGACCCCGCCGGTTGGTGTCACGTGGTCCCAGAGAAACTGccccgtgggggcggggccggcggagGACCAGGGCCCTGCGCTCCCGGCCGCCCGACCGacccccagcccagctcctgcgggcgggcggggcggcctCACCCATGACGTCACCCTGCCCACAGCCCCGAGGCCGGGGCTCCGgtgcaggggcagcagggggcggggtggggacgAGGGGCTCCCGGTGCAGGGGCAGCAGGGCGGGTCCTGGGTGCCGCTGGGGGACGGGGCTGGAGCCTGGAGGCCGTGTCGCTAACCCGTGAGCCATCCCCCGGGGGATGGGACCGGCTGGCGTCCTTCTCGATTTCTCCCGCGGGTCCCACCTCTGCCCACAAGAGCCCTCCGCCCTGGACAGGCCTGcaggctgccccccgccccccagccagccctgccctttcCGACGAAGGGGGTCTCATTGGACAGGGGCTCCCCGGCTCCCTCCTCCTGCGGGGCCAGACGTGGCCCCTGAACCCAGTGGTGGGAATGGAGGAGCCGGGCACCTGCGCGAAGGCCACGCGGACGAAGGTGCGGACGCCCGGACAGCCCAAGGGGCCCGACGCCGGTGTCTGTGGGGAGGCCCCCATTACGAGGCCCGTTCCTTCAGGCCCTGCCCCAGTGCGGCTGCTCGAGGCCGCCCAGCATCGGGGTCCCTCTGGCCACgcacagccctcagccctggccCCGTGGCCATCAGCTCCCGAGGCCGGCGCCTCCCCAGCTCaaagggagagcaggaggcacGGCAGCCGCCCCGCCGCTGGGACCAGGGACTGCCCCGgatgcccaggccaggcccctcctTGAGCTGCAGACTCACTCTCTCCTTCCACTTCCTGTCCGAGGCCACCGGCCCGCAGGGTGCTGCGCAGCTGTTACAAACGCACCGAGGGGGCACATGGGAGGGAGGCCTGCCCCCCAGCATCGCCTCCTCTCCCCGGACCCCACAACAGACCGAGCTTCCCCTGAGCTGCCGGCAACCCTGCCGGCCCTTCCCTGCTCGTCTCCTCCAGGAAGAGGCAGAGGTGAGGCCACTCATCTGTGAAGATTCCTTtacttcctagaaaaatacacgCGTCATCTGAGGGCGCCCGCCGTCGCGGAGCCTGAGGGCAGCCGTGGGCCGCGTGAGGAGTATTAAATAGTCGGGAGAGGTGGGCTCTAAAAAGCCCGTTTCTCCCgtttctagaaaaaaaagagaagcagaCTGCCATCTGCCGGCTTccggtgtgcatgtgtgtgtgcacacgcgtgCACCTGTGTGCGTGTCCACGGACGGCTGGGGAGGACCCGTCATGCACGGGAGGGCCGCAGTGTTGCCCTGGGAGGGCCCCGGGCGGGCAGCGAGGCTCCCTCAGTCCCGCTGAGACCCAGGCGTCTGAGGCAGAAGCTACTCTCGGGGTTCACGTCAGGCCCCGGAGCGTGAACACTGTTGTAGAGGACGGCCGGCCGGCTCCCGGGCTCCGAGGGGGCAGACGCCCGTGAACACGTCCTCCTGGCAGCAGTGTTTCCGACTGGCCAGCAGAGGACTCTGGGAACTGGCAGgcgggggaggagcagggggggAGACGTGGCGACGGGCATCTCCTGGGGATGGTGGGAAGTTCCTGTTCCAGCATCGCTGAGCGACGACAGCAGGACGAGCTCGGCCTCCACTGCGGCCAGGTCACTGTGAGGCCGAGGGCCGTGGCCAGGAGGCGCTGGAGGCGGAGGAGAGCACAGCTCCAGGCCGCAGGGCGGCACACGGCGAGTGGCGGGGCCTGGGCCCGCGTGCCGGGCGGCTCCTAGATGCCGATGGCCTGCAGCACCCGCCTCTCGCTGTCGCTGAGGTGGCCCGAGAACACCACGTAGCAGGGCTGCTGCGCGAACTGACACAGGAAGTCCGTGAGGTACGCCtgcagggagcagagggcagCGCTGGCTAGACaccaggtgccgggagccggtccatccttgctgttcaagggacctggcgtatatggcatcctgttcttaatgtgtttgctcactttcttggcactatgtgttttaactaaggtcacctctccgagaaaggttgtttccccaggtagggattttcccctgaagttagggagggaataaaaccccttaactaagtgtcaggcgggtaattaatcactttaactacgaacaatcatgcttaagctacataatctttactccctggaatggagataagaaacgccctaacctttggaatagagattgataggattggaatcaactggtataaatacagatgtaacaagacaacaggacacagaacctaggcacagaagaacttcgctggagagaacatggcaaaagatcctggacagaaactggccacagaacctagagacagaacctagcgagagaacctgactagaacctggtgactgaacctggctggagaacctagcaagagaacatggacacagaacctggctggagatcctaaccagaacttcgctggagatcctgaccagaacttggctagagatcctggctagagatcctggctaggctgctgatcaactgaacgctgtctccgtgtcattccttctttgccgacttcgtccacacctatggggacccctggacctgctggggttggaccccagcaaccagGCGTCCAGCACCCAGGGGTGGCCTCCCACACTCTTGGATCTGGTTTAGGTCCAACTGGGAAGCACCCTCTCCCTGGACCTTCACCACAGCCTCCAAAGTGGAcccagcccggccggcctggctcagtggttgagcgtcggcctatgaaccaggaggtcacggttcgagtccTGTCacggcacaggcccgggttgcaggcttgacccccagtagggggcgtgcaggaggcagccggtccatgattctcattattgatgtttctcaaaGCGTAACCACACTGTGGTATAAAACACGAAGCgaagcccaccccaccccatgccccgcCCCCAGCAAGCCAGGAACCCGGCCCAAGGCCGCAGGACGAACAGGCGCGGGCGGCCGGGCTCCTGCGCCCTCACCTGCAGGTCCACCTGGTAGAGGGGGTCCTTCAAGGCGTCGGGGTCGTCCTCCTCGTCGTCCTCGTAGTAGTCCTCCTCTGTCAGACACacgaggtggggggtgggggtgtcaggcAGGCGCCCAGCCCGCAAGCaccgccgggggtgggggtgggccggGTGCTCACCATATTTACTCGTGGCGAGGATGTCAGACAGGAGCTGGCCCGCTAagcccccgccctcctcctcgtcctcctggtcctcctcctcgtcctcccaCATGTCGTTGGAGTCGTCTGCTTGGGGAGGAAAAGCAGCTGCAGCCACACATGTTCCACCCCGACGTGAGCAGGTGCAATGGGTCCGTCTGTGACTGCGGCCTGCACCTCCCATGGGCAAAGCGGGCGGCAAATCCCCAGGAAGCTTAAAGGAAGGGTGGGTGTGCTGGGGGCGGGCACGACGATGACTGAGGCTGGGAAGCTCTGGGGGAGCCACCGCAGGCGGGCGGATGCAGGGTccctgggaggtgggcagagcaCCTTGGCCCCACTCCGCGGGGGCGGCCTGGCGGGCGGCGTTGGCCTCCATGACGTTGGACAGCTCGTTGATGATCAGCTTCAGGATCTTGACCAGCAGAGGAATGTTTGTCCAGCGCTCGGGGTCTGGGGGAAAGAAGAGGATTCGATTCAGACTCCGGCTCCTGGCCACGCTGTTCTGCAGGGAGGCTCAGCAGCCCACCCGCCAGCTCCCGCCTCCAGACCACACCCAGGCGCTCCATCAACAGCCACCCGGTGACACCCCCTCATCTGCCTGGTGCCGCCACAGGTCAGAGCTCAGGAATGAAAGGAGGCAGGTGTCGCCAATAAGGCTGGGGCACCAGGTAGGGGCCTGGAGCCGAGCACGCGGTCCCCACGACCTGCGGCTGGAGACGAGGACCCTGCAGGTCAGGCACACTCACTGCCTACAAGGCACCGGGGTCAGAGGCCGAAGCTGGCCGATAACAAGGCCTGGACGTGGCCCCGAAGCCCAGGAGCTGAAAGCGGGGCCCCTGGTGCCGAGACAGCGCCTGCCGTCTCCGAGGAGGGAGGGCGACCACTGTGCGGACCCCCTGATCCTCACCAGCCCGCCACCCGGTGCGCCCTGCCTCCCGTCTCCCCCGCGTCACCCACTCTTGGCGGCCTTGGCGCGGGTGCGGACGCCCTCGTCCGCGCCATAGATCTCCTCGCCCTTCACGCGGATCTCCTGCAGCCGCTGGTCGTCCGCGGTGATGCCGTGCTGGAGCAGCTTGCACAGGGCCACGGAGCTGCAGGGCACGCGGACGCCTCAGCCACCACCCGAGGCCACCACGGGGACGAGCTCCAGCCCAAGACTCTGATGTGAAAGCAGAGCTCGGGCGGGCGAGCCCCCAGGGCCGCTGGGAGGTGTGCTGGGCATAGGCCGGGCACAGAGCCGGGcgggggcaggtggggcaggctggccacggAAGCCTCCGGCTGGTGAGGGCCCTGCAGAGGAGGCCCCACCCACTGTGGGAACATCAGGGACAGGAAGGGCGGAGCAGCCGAGGAGACGGGGGCAGCGCCAAGAGAGGCCCACCTGACTTTGCCCTCGTACTGGCCGTAGAACAGGTGCTGCCGGCTCGTCCACTCGGCCATCACGAACTCCAGGGCGGGCTTGCCGGTGGGCCCGGGCAGGCTGCACAGGAACTCCAGGAGGGGCTCCAGCTGGGTGTGCACCAGGTGGGCGAACACCATGATCAGGGACTGGGAGCGAGAGGGAGGGCCACGTCAGGACACACGGACACGGAGCCTCCTGGCCAGCGTCTCGGGCCCACACAACCGACCAGGAGCCGCCTGGTCTCAGGGCGGGCGGAGCGCAGACCGGGGAGCGGTGAgggggccccccaccccggcGGCACCTCACCTGCATGACGCTCAGCGTCTCCGCCTGCTGCATCTTGCTGAGGACGGCGCGCAGGATCTGGTCTAGGTTGTCGCCCAGCTCCCGCCCGGCCTTGCTGATGAGGGTGGACACCAGGCGGCCCACGAAGGCGGCGGTGAACTCGGAGGTGCGGGGGTCCAGCAGCTGGCTCACCACCTGCATCACGTACCACAGCCCGCTGTGGCCCTGCTCGTCGTGCCACTGCGCCACCTGCTCCAGCGCCACCGACACGTAGGCCCGCAGGCACTCGCCGCCGTTCTGGGGACACAGGGGCGCGGCAGCGAGGTCAGCGGCGAGACACAGACACCGGGGTCTGCGCAGGCGGGGCTGGCGCTCCAGGCTCACGCCTCCCCCGAGCGGGACCTCGTCTCCTGGGGGCTCGGCCACCGGAGTCAGCTGCTCCCTCAGACACAGACAGCGCGGTCCCCGCCTCAGCTGCTCCGCCCTCACAGACGCGCCTCTGGCCTCCAGGGACGCGGCCCAGCAAACAGGGTTTTAAGCATCAGGCCCACCGGGCGCGGGAACACACCGGCCTCAGGCACAGCTCAGGTGCCCAAGCCCATCTCCTGGACTTCACTCAGAGAACCATCCAGAAAggctccctcccagcccaggtctgtGTCTGACGCCTCCACAGCGGTGACCCCAGACACAGGCGCCCACACCTCCACGACGGCAgccacaggccacaggccacaggcGTTGGCAGCTGACCAACCCTGGCCTCCGGTAAATGCAGACGTGAGACACACAGGCCAGCGCGTGGCCGGTCGGACCTCGCCCTCGGCAGACGCGGTACCTGCATGGTGGCGTTGTCGTCCGTGTGCAGGGTGCACTGCGCCACCGCGGGGAACGCCTGGCAGACGAGCAGCTGGGAAAGCGGCGGCTTCGTGCTGCGCACCACGGTGGTCAGGATGTCGATGGCtgtctggaggaggagggaggtcaGAGCCTTGGGCGGGAAGGGCAGCAGCCCGAGAAAGCTCGCCGAGAAAGGAGGGACCACCGACGGCAGCGTGTGCTCCCAGCCTCCTCACAGGCTCCTCTGACGGCCGCGGGGCAGCAGGTAGCGCGCGCAGCGTGTTCACAGATGAGGCACCTCTGAAACAGCCGTTTTCCTGGGCCCTCAAGATCCACCCCTTCCTGAGGGCAGAGCAGCCGGCAAAGCCACCCGGAACCTCGACATTCACGGGCGTCCTGCCagctgggtgtgtgtgcaggtggtGAGCTCACACCtgctcactcacacacacccacacccacctgctcacacacacccacctgctcacactacccacccccacctgctcacacacacccccacaacCACCTGCTCACACCACCCACACTCACCTGCTCACCCCCccaacctgctcacccccacccccacctgctctcacacacacacacaacccccacctgctcacacacacccccacccccacaaccaCCTGCTCACACTACCCACCCCACCTGctcacaccccccacacacacccacctgctcaccccccccacctgctcacacacacacacccactcctgCTCCGCGTGGTTTTGCGCCCACTCACCGCGCACAGCCCTGCGGGGAGCTTGTCTGCTGGCGCCTGCATGATGCTGACCAGCGTGGGAATCAGCCGCATCTGCATGGGGCCCTGGCAGGCTTCGATCTGGGACAGCTCCTTGAAGATGTCCTGAGCCAGCAAGGCGACGACGGGATCTGAGGTGACAAGGCAACAGGACCCCGCCCGCCGGTCTGCACACGCCTCTGGCTAGCGACGCCTGGTGTGTGGCCCTAACCTAGCGAGCAGCGTCTGCGTGGACGACCCGCCACACAGCCGGGACCTAGCGGACCACATGGCCACCTGGAACAACAGGAGAGATGCCACCTCCAGAGGCACACGGTCTCCAGGGCCGCGGGCTCACCCGACAACCACGCGGCTCTTTTCCCGGGCCGGTCCCGACGCCTTCATTCTCCTGGAGCCCGACGGGACTGAGGAGCAGGTGCGGCTGCGCCGGGTGGAGCCGTGCGGCGAGGGCCACCCGAGGGTGCAGCGTGGGCgcctcccaggccaggctccC
This genomic interval carries:
- the LMOD1 gene encoding leiomodin-1 isoform X2 yields the protein MSKVAKYRRQVSEDPDIDSLLSTLSPEEMEELEKELDVADPDSSVPVGLRQRNQTEKPATGSYDREAMLTFCEKETKKLIQRELSQDVDESKQAETKTDAKNGGERGREAGRKALGPRQDSDAGRAPRRGVLKKGFSRDKDDAEAKGAPQPREEKLIRGIDRGRVRAAVDKTEGGGSGRGDGQAPRKEEEPRGGPRSTGLSRDKDEKQEDGKGKGGGEHKEAARKEAPASRASAGASAGPATRKEAPASGATSGASAGASAGPATRKEEEKVSQEAPPSLKAPAEEKQSEAAQKPAPGGPAKPPEGPAPGEEEAAPSIFDEPLERVRSNDPSMTEVNVNNSDCITPEILVRFAEALEFNTAVRVFALANTRADDHVAFAIAIMLKANRTITSLNLDSNHITGKGILAIFRALLQNSTLTELRFHNQRHICGGKTEMEIAGLLKDNTTLLKLGYHFELAGPRMTVTNLLSRNMDRQRQRRLQERKGLLEVPKVKVVAPAKGSPSPSPQPSPKASPKNSPKGGGAPAAPPPPPPPLAPPLAPPLAPPLMVENLRNSLSPATQRKLGDKALPPQEKNSRDQLLAAIRSSNLKQLKKVEVPKLLQ
- the LMOD1 gene encoding leiomodin-1 isoform X3 → MSKVAKYRRQVSEDPDIDSLLSTLSPEEMEELEKELDVADPDSSVPVGLRQRNQTEKPATGSYDREAMLTFCEKETKKLIQRELSQDVDESKQAETKTDAKNGGERGREAGRKALGPRQDSDAGRAPRRGVLKKGFSRDKDDAEAKGAPQPREEKLIRGIDRGRVRAAVDKTEGGGSGRGDGQAPRKEEEPRGGPRSTGLSRDKDEKQEDGKGKGGGEHKEAARKEAPASRASAGATTRKEAPASGASAGASAGPATRKEEEKVSQEAPPSLKAPAEEKQSEAAQKPAPGGPAKPPEGPAPGEEEAAPSIFDEPLERVRSNDPSMTEVNVNNSDCITPEILVRFAEALEFNTAVRVFALANTRADDHVAFAIAIMLKANRTITSLNLDSNHITGKGILAIFRALLQNSTLTELRFHNQRHICGGKTEMEIAGLLKDNTTLLKLGYHFELAGPRMTVTNLLSRNMDRQRQRRLQERKGLLEVPKVKVVAPAKGSPSPSPQPSPKASPKNSPKGGGAPAAPPPPPPPLAPPLAPPLAPPLMVENLRNSLSPATQRKLGDKALPPQEKNSRDQLLAAIRSSNLKQLKKVEVPKLLQ
- the LMOD1 gene encoding leiomodin-1 isoform X4 codes for the protein MSKVAKYRRQVSEDPDIDSLLSTLSPEEMEELEKELDVADPDSSVPVGLRQRNQTEKPATGSYDREAMLTFCEKETKKLIQRELSQDVDESKQAETKTDAKNGGERGREAGRKALGPRQDSDAGRAPRRGVLKKGFSRDKDDAEAKGAPQPREEKLIRGIDRGRVRAAVDKTEGGGSGRGDGQAPRKEEEPRGGPRSTGLSRDKDEKQEDGKGKGGGEHKEAARKEAPASRATSGASAGASAGPATRKEEEKVSQEAPPSLKAPAEEKQSEAAQKPAPGGPAKPPEGPAPGEEEAAPSIFDEPLERVRSNDPSMTEVNVNNSDCITPEILVRFAEALEFNTAVRVFALANTRADDHVAFAIAIMLKANRTITSLNLDSNHITGKGILAIFRALLQNSTLTELRFHNQRHICGGKTEMEIAGLLKDNTTLLKLGYHFELAGPRMTVTNLLSRNMDRQRQRRLQERKGLLEVPKVKVVAPAKGSPSPSPQPSPKASPKNSPKGGGAPAAPPPPPPPLAPPLAPPLAPPLMVENLRNSLSPATQRKLGDKALPPQEKNSRDQLLAAIRSSNLKQLKKVEVPKLLQ